The genomic stretch GAACGATAAAGCGAAAGGCCGGATAAACCACCGACCCCAGCGTGGCGAGTACCCCGCCGCCGAGAACATAGTTCAAAAACGAGCGGCGGGTCGGTTTAGCATCGTTCATCTGGCCTCCGAACAGTTGCACAAGCAGTGTAGAGACGGGTCATCTTGGAGAGCTCTGTTCGTTTTCTGGTAGACTGCAGTGGCGACTCGAATCCCTACGGCAGCACCGCGACAGCATCGATTTCGACTTTCGCCCCCTTGGGCAAACCGGCGACCTGAATCGTAGCGCGCGCCGGAGGGTCCGAGACGAAAAATGACGCGTAAACTTCGTTGACTGCCTGAAAGTCATTCAAGTCGGTCAGGTATATGGTGGTTTTGGCGACATCCGAAAGATGCGCCCCGGCTGCCTCGATTACCGCCTTAAGATTTGCAAGCACCTGGCGGGCCTGCTCGGCTGCGGTGCCGCCTGTCAAAGCTCCTGTCGTAGGGTCGAGGGCGACCTGTCCCGCACAATAGATCACCGTGCTACCGCGGACTTTAATCGCCTGCGAATACGGCCCCAGCGCCGCCGGTGCCCGGTCGGATTTCACCACATCTCTCATCGTGCCTCCAAATAATCGGCGAATATACTTTTGCGGGCTGTAAAGGACAACAGGAAATGGCGGGGCACAATGTGCCGTGGGGCCCCCTGCCTCGCGGCCTTGACTTTATTGTGCGGTCGGGCGACCCTGCCCGACAGACCGTAGGCGGGGATGCTTGCCATCCCGACACGACACTGGGACCACGCCGCCTACTTGCCCGTTTTCGCCATCCTTGCCAATGAATCCCGAATCAGCTCAGAAAGAACCGAAAGATCGATGTCGGCGAGCTTTTTCACGTACAAGCAGCTCTTTCCGTGCGTGAATTTCCCCAGCTTCTTCATTAAGCGCGCGGGGCCTTCGTATCCGGTCAACAGGTAGATGGTCAGGTTCTGCTTTCTGGGCGAAAAACCTGTAACAAACCAATCGCCTTCACGACCACTGGCGTACTTGTAGTGGAAGGTGCCGAATCCCACAATACTATCTCCCCACATGCTCGGCTCTTCTCCGGTGGCGGCTTTCATAAGCTTGACTATTTCGCGACACTCTTGTCGGCGCTGCTCGTCCGAGATCCTGCTGAGGAATTCGTCGACACTGCCTTCATGTTTTTTCGTTTTCAGTTCTGCCAATTTGCCTGCTCCTGTTCGGGTTTATCGAGTATACGGAGAAGGAGGAGCTGGCGCTTGACCTTAAGAAATTCAAGCCGTGGGCGGTCAGCCTAAGGCGGAACCTCGCCTACCCCCCGGTTTCTTCACCATGCCCTGAACTCATTGCTGCAAGTGGATTTTTTGTTATGCGTGAATTCCGTCGGGTGAAACTGCAGTATTCACCGTGCCCGGCTCAAACATCCACCAAACCTGAAGGCCCCATAAGCTCAACGAAGGCGCGAAGAATCTGCTCGTCGTACGCCCCTTTGAGCGAAAACATGATCTTCAGGGCCGGATACGAGTCCATGGCATGCTGATATACGCGGTCGGTGGTCATGGCATCAAACGAATCCGCAATCGCAACGATTTTGGAGTAGACGTGCATCTCGTCGAGCGACAGGCCGGACGGGTAGCCGCGACGGTCCCCGCGTTCATGGTGCTGCAGAATCGGAAAGTGCGACGCGGTCTCAATCATGTTGGTCTCTTCGAGAATCTCCACCCCCCACTTGGGGTGCTTCTTCATGATTTCGAATTCAATTGGTGTAAGCGAGCCGCGCTTATTCAAGATACGATCGGAGATGTGCGACTTTCCGACATCATGCAGCAGCGATCCGATTCCCAGCTCGTGCAGGAATTCCTCGTCTTTGAAGCCGAGCTGCTGAGCCAGCGCAATCGAGAACGTGCAGACGTTCACCGAATGAGTATAGGTGTAATAGTCAAACGACGTGATCTTGAGCAGGTTGTGAAAAGCTTCCCGCCCCCGCAGGATGAAGTCTATGGTCTGGGAGACGAGGTCTTTCGAGCGCTGGATGTTCTCGCCGTACGTGGGGTTGTTCAGCACATCCTTAACCAGGTTGGTCGACGTGTCGTAAAGGATACTCGCCTTTTTGCCTTCGTCGATCTTAGGGTCAACAAGGATCTTATCGAGGTTCTTCTCGATGTACCGCTGGTAATTCTTCTTGCTCTCGAAGGCGACATAGAGCCGCTCTACCCGGTTGTCCACCAGCTTGCGAAGGGTTCTATCGGTGAAAGCCAGGTTAGCCGAGCGGTACAGTACCAGTTGGTTGTTGACGTTCAGGTACAGGTCAAAATCCAAGACCGAGTCTACCCGGAGGGATTCCAGGTAAATGGGCATAAACCGATGCTCGGTCCGGTTTTTGATTAGAGTCGACGACATAGCCCAGTCTTTCGGAACGCGCGTCCGGGGTAAACGGGCCGCCGGGCCGGTTTTCCCTTAGGATAGCGCTGTCATCTGATTATCGGCACGAAATCATATCGCCTTGAAATCAAATCGAAAGGCCGGAAACAGGGGGTATTCCGGCCTTTCTGGGGGCGCACATGAAAGGAAACAAGGCGTCAGGAACCGAAATTCTTGACCGTGGCCAACACGGAATTGAGGCGGGTGGTTATATCGGCAAGTATACCGGAGTAGCGGCGAAGGATTTCCGAATACTGCCAGCGCATTTGGAAAGCCTTCTCCGGGAAGTCAAAAAGTTCGAGCAGTACTACTTTGTAGATTTCGTCGAGATAACGGACTACATCATAAGTGTAACCGACCAGGTTGGGGTCGTGTACTTCGCCCCGCGCCAGGCGATCGCGGTAGACTTCCACTTTTTCCAGCACTACGGTCCCGAAGCACCAGGGGGTCATGATCACACCGAGATTGGAGCCGTCGGTGTAGAACCTGCGGATCGTTCGTATAAGAAGATCGACAATTACGCCCTTGGCGTGGTAGTACGCCAGCGTCTCGGTATTGTCCGAGGCTGTCGCGGCGATACACTCATCGAGCGCCTTACGGGCGGCGGCGGCACGGTCATGGGTCAAGCGAAGGAAGCTATAGAAGTCCTCGAAATAAACCCGGGTGTTTTCCGAAAGGGACATAATGTAAAAGCCCCGTTCGTCCGTTCGGACCTTCGGCTCTTTTGTAGAGGCCAGCCGCTCCGCTGAAAAACCCTGCTGGTATCGCCCGTCGAGCATCGCTTCTCCTTGTGCCATCACTCTCTGACCCCGTTCGAGCATAACCTGTGCCGTCCCTGTTCGGACTTTGGGCAGATCCCGATCCCACGGTCAGTATCCGGATGGACAAGGATTTACGGGCGGCAATAGGGGGTTTTCACCATACCCAATGCCTTCCGGCGCTGAGCAAACCGTTGCGCGTTTGCAATGCCGCCGGAGTGAGGAATGGTAGCGTTAACGTGACCGTTTAAGCCATTTCACGCGTCGTGGATATACAACCTCGCCCATCGGAATCCTGGCCGGCAACTCGCACCCAACAATCGTCCCGTTGTTGCGTCATTAGCGTGGGCACCGTAATTTGACCGTAGCGGCGCCCCGGTCGAATGACGCCCCAACGAGGACCATGAAACACACCCTTACCACCCTAATTGCCGCGCTTTTGATTTTCGCCGTACTCGGCTGTTCCGAGAACGGCACCAGTTCGCGGGAGCGCATTCTCGCGGTGACCGACCCCGTCCTGGAGTTTACGGCCTGGTCAGGATCGAACCCCAACCCGGCCCAGCAGAAAGTGAACGTTATCTTCGAGAAGCGACCGTCATCTCAATGGACCGCGTATACCGACGCCGACTGGATTAGAATCGGCCCGCGCGGCACCGATACGGTATTCGTGACCGTGATTTCAACTGCGCTCGCCGCCGGGGACTATGAGGATACAATCATGGTCGAGCAGACCACGGCCACCAACAGCCCGATCCCTCTGGTGGTGCGTTTGCGGGTGCTGAACCGGGTGAACCTCTCCCCCCTGCAAATGACTTTCGCAACCCTGGCCGGTGGGCAGACTCCCCCCGCCCAGGAACTGATAATCGCCAATTTTGGCGTCGATTCCGCCGACTACACAATTGAAACCGCCGCGCCGTGGCTGCTGATCAGCTCCAATTCGGGGCAAATGCCGGATACGGTCGCTGTTTCTGTTGACATCACCGGCCTTAACGCGGGACTGTACATTGACAGTCTCGTGGTGAATTCCCCTGACCTGCCGAACTCCCGCGCGATAGTTCCCTGTTTTCTCAGCCTGTCATCGTGGGCAGCGTACGGCATAAATCGCCTCGATGTAACTCTCGAGGGCGTGCATTTCAGCGATTCCGAGACCGGCTGGGCCTCCGGCTGGTGGGGCGGTGTCGGCGTGGAACGACACCACGGAGTAGTCTACCGTAGCTCCGACGGAGGCGAGGTCTGGACCCGTGCACTCGACCAATCCCCGGCCCGTTTTGGCGGTATCGCTTCTACCGACCCCGCACGCTGCGTGGTGGTCGGCGACTCGGCCGCCATTTTCATCACAGCCGACAGCGGCAAAACATGGAATAGGATCACCGGACTGCCTATTGGAGCAGGGTCCAATCTTCGTGACGTACTTTTTGCCGATTCGGCCCATGGCTGGGTGATCGGAGCCGGAGGAGTAATTCTGCGGACGGCCGACAGCGGCCGCACCTGGAGCAAACGGCCGACCCCAACGGGTCAGGATCTGACCGGCCTGGATTTTCTCGACCAGCAAACCGGCTGGGTGTCAGGCAACCATGGCACGATTCTGCACACCGGCGACGGCGGCATCACCTGGGTATCACAGAGCTCCGGCACGCTTTCCGATCTGCGAGCGGTGTCGTTTGTCGACAACCCCACCGGGTGGGCCGCCGGCGCCGACGGCCTGGTCATCTACACTGTCAATGGCGGCGCAACCTGGCAGCCACGCGACAGCCTCGGTGATGTGCTGTTGCTTGATATCGTGTTTGCCAATCGGCAGCGCGGCTGGGTGACCGGTATCGATGGGTCGATCTATCGAAGCGACGATGGCGGCGTGACCTGGGTGGAGCAGGAGTCCGGGGTGAGCCAGATACTGACTGATTTGTTCTACATCGACGAGAGTCTCGGATGGGCGGTCGGCACAGCGGGGACCGTGATCAAAACCGCCAACGGCGGATTCTGAAAACGGGTAGGTCAGTGCGGTCACATCGTGACGCAGACGGCCTTCGGTCTGTGACCGCGCCGACGATTGCCGTGCCCGGCAGATGCCCTCATCTGCCGACTCGTAGCAAACTCGTCCGCATGGTCTGTTGCGCACAAACGAGTCTCACTCCACCCAATCAGCAATGAAGATATTCGTCTCCCCCGGCTGGCTGCCGTTGCGGTTCGACGCAAACACCAGCTTCTTCCCGTCGTGCGAAAACATCGGGAAGCCGTCGAACTCACCGTAATGCGTAATCTGCTCGACCTGCTTGGTGGCGATATCGACCATGTACAAATCGAAATTCCGGCCGCGCGGGTCACCCATGTTGGAAGCGAAAACGATCCGCCTGCCATCGGGGTGAAAATACGGCCCGAAATTGGCCGCGCCGTTGCTTGTCAGTTGAACCGGCTCACGATCCTTCAGATTCATCATGTAGATTTCCAGCTTGCCGGGGCGGATCAGGCCTTCTTTGAGCAAGCTCAGATAATCAGTCAACTCTTCTCCGCCCGGTCGCGACGCCCGCCAGCAGATCGATTGGCCGTCGAGCGAAGAGAACGCGCCGCCGTCGTAGCCGATCTCATGCGTCAGCCGCTCGACCCCAGTGCCGTCAGGGTTCATCATGTAAATGTCGAGATCGCCGTCGCGCACCGAGGTAAACAGTATCATGTCGCCCCGTGGCGATAAAACACATTCAGCATCGTAACCCGGCGTTTCGGTCAGGCGGACGATATTGGAGCCGTCGGGATCAGCCTTGAAGATGTCGTAGCTGTCGTAGAGCGCCCAGGTGTAGCCGCGTGACATATCCGGCCGGGGCGGGCAAGAATCGCCGCCGAGATGAGTCGACGCGTAAATAATCGACTTGCCGTCGGGGGCGATAAACGAACAAGTGGTCGACCCCTTGCCGCTGGAGACCATGCGGACATTGGAGCCGTCGGCGGACATCCTGAAGACCGCGTCGCACTGGAGTGAGTCACGCGTGGACTGGAAGATCAGCTCGGTGCCGTCGTGGGAGAAATACGCCTCGGCGTTCTGCCCGCCGAAGGTGAGCTGTTTGAGATTGGCGAAGTGCTCCTCGCCGGAGAGGATAATCGATGTCTCCGCCTGCGCGGGGCGTGAGGTTTTGGCCTGTTCGGTTTTTTGGGTGCAGGCGGTGAGTACGGAAAGCAACAGGGCTGCGTAAGTAATAAGCTTCATTCTGACTCCAGTGCAACAATGGTTAGTTAGATGCTGGTGGAATGTAACGGGGTAGGGGACAGAAGGCAAGATGCGATCCTTAGCCATTGCTCCAGGAAGTGCGGTGCGAAGTGAAGAGCCAGGGAAGACCCTGAATTCTTTTCAGAGCGGCAACGCCGACGGTGGCCGAAACGCATGATGCAAAACACATTTGCCCTTGACAGATTCTGGCAAGAGGGCTATACTCAATCACGGGACACTAACGGTCCCACAGAAGCAGGAAAACTTAATGAGAGCACTGAAGCCATCTGGTCAGACGGCATACTTCCCTGTTCTATTACTAATGACCTGGCTGATTGGGTCCAGTTCATGTGCCCGAAGCGATGCCATATATCTCGAATCCGACGGGGACGACGCAGATCTTTTTACGCCAGCAGGGGAATCGATGGTTCACGCCCCGTCCAGTCCTTTGCCCACGGATGATCCCGATGATATTTACTGGGACAATAGCCTATCACCATCCATTCCGGGAGTTAACGGAACCGTGTACGCGTTAGCTGTCTACGATGGAAGGCTCATTGTGGGCGGCAATTTTACCGTGGCAGGGGGCATAGTAGCACAGAACATTGCGGCATGGGACGGAGTTTCCTGGTCAAGTCTTGGCACAGGCACTGACAACAGGGTCAAGGCGCTGGTCGTGCATAATGACACGCTGTTTGCCGGGGGATATTTTCGTAACGCGGGAGGCGTTAGCGCCAACAAAATAGCTGCCTGGGATGGTACGTCGTGGTCAGCGCTGGGGAGCGGAATGAATGACGATGTCTTCGCCTTGGCTGTCTATGGCGAAAGGTTGATCGCTGGCGGCAGGTTTACTACAGCGGGAGATGTTAACGCAAGCCGCGCCGCAGCGTGGGATGGATCAGCTTGGCATCCTTTGGGACCGGGAACTAACAATAGAATCCGAGCTTTCGCCATCTACGACAATAGGCTCATCGCTGGCGGCGATTTCACGGTAGCCGGCGGTGTGAATGCAAGTCATGTGGCTGCGTGGAACGGAACAACTTGGGCGAATCTCTCCTCCGGGGTCAATGCGGGTGTTTCCGGCTTAGCCAGCTACGGTGACAGGTTGATCGCCGCAGGTACCTTCGTGACTGCGGGTGGCATCATGGCAGAGGGATTAGCAGCTTGGGACGGTTCATTCTGGTCTGCCATGGGGCCAAGGGTCTTCGTTTACACTGATGTCTTAACAACGTGGAATGGGTTACTTGTAGCCGGTGGCAGCAGAACGGACACTTGTGGTGCGTGCGCCAAAGGGATTGCCGCGTGGGACGGGACATCATGGGCTACTCTTGGGTCCGGTACGAATGGTTCCGTGACTGCGCTGGCGGTCTTCAACAATAGGCTAATTGCGGGGGGATACTTCGACGCTTCCGGCAGTGTGAATTCTACGGGCGTCTCGGCATGGGACGGAGTGTCTTGGTCAACGTTATCGCCAGGCAACTGGCTGAATATGAATGTTCAATCTCTTGCAGTCTACGACAATAGTGTAATTGCAGGGGGAAAATTCACTGTTGCCGGGGGTACCATTGCTAGACGTATAGCTAAATGGAACGGGTCTGGTTGGTCAGCACTAGGGTTTGGAGTAGATTCTTTGGGCAGGGATTCGGCCACAGTGGGGGCTTTGACCGTGCTTGGTCCTGCATTAGTCGCGGGGGGAGGCTTCAAGACCGCAGGAGGTGTGAGTGCCACCAACGTTGCCGCGTGGAACAGCGCCTCTTGGTATGCGCTGGGAACTGGTGTCGGCGAGTCGTCCCCCGGCTATCAAGACCAGAAGGTCTATGCGCTGGCTCTCTTCAATGGTAGCGTAATCGCTGCGGGACTATTCACGACCGCAGGCGGACAACCCGTCAACTACATAGCAGCCTGGAATGGGGTATCCTGGGCACCCTTAGGTTCTGGACTGGTCCCAAGCTCGCCGTACTGGCCGCCGGCATACGCGTTAGTAGTATACAACAACACTCTTATCGTAGGGGGGGACTTCACGTCCGCGGGAGGAGTCTCTGCAAGCAATATCGCAGCTTGGAATGGCAACTCTTGGTCCCCGCTGGGATCTGGGGTAGATTACCGGATAAACGCTCTGGCCGTATACGATGGCGAATTGATCGTGGGAGGTGATATCACAAGTGCCGGCGGGGTAACGACGAGTGGCATAGCGGCCTGGGATGGAAGCACTTGGTCAGCGCTTGGATCGGGCATAGGCGAAGTCATTTTAGGAGATCGAGCACAGGAAGTCTACGCACTGACCGTATACGAAGACAAACTTATTGCCGGTGGGTACTTCACTCGTGCAGGCGAAAGCTCTGCTAGGAACATCGCTTCCTGGAATGGGTCCGTGTGGTCCCCCCTAGGATCCGGGACTGACGGCGAAGTAGATGCATTGCTCGCGTTTGACAACGCCCTGATCGTGGGTGGGCAATTTGCGATCGCAGGTGGCAAAGCAACACCGCATATAGCACGCTGGACCAAGCATGACCTATGCTGCTCGGGTCGAGTCGGTGACGCCAACGGGATAGGCGGGGACGAACCCACAATTGGCGATGTCACAATCATGATTGACGCCAAGTTCATTTCGCTTACTTGCGACGGCTTTATCGCGTGCCTCGCCGAAGCCGATGTAAATCAGTCAGGTGGCGGCAATCCGACTTGCGGCGATGTCTCCATCGGCGACATTACACTTCTGATCGACTATCTATTTATCACCGGCCAGTCGCTGGGTCTGCCGGACTGTCAGTAGATAATTACGAGAGCGATCGCTGTCGCTTCCTAACCCCGGCAGGCACGGAGGCCTGCCGCTCAGGTTAAGCGTGTTGCGGATGCCCCGTCTCACACCCTCCCCAGCACGCTACGCAAATACGCCAGGCGTTCGTGCTCTGCCACCTGAGATAGGTCCAGGTCAATTCGTGGATCACCGATCAGAGAAAACTGGAGTGGCTTGTCGGTCGCGCGGCGGAAGTTCTCCACCTCCTGGCGCGTTAGCTTGCGCTCTTTTGTAAAAAACAGATTGACCATCCCGAATCTGATCTTCACCCGCTCGATTTCCAATGCTGACGCCGCCACTTTCACCGCGGTCGCCTCAAACAAGTTCACGGCAGAGACCGGCGGGCGGCCGAAACGATCGATCACTTCCTCGCGAATCTTCTCCACATCGTCGAGGGTCCGACTTCCCGCGAGACGGCGATAGATATCTACTTTGTGTTCGTTGTCATTGACATAGGTGTCCGGCAGGTAGATTTCGATATCGGTTTCGAGCCGTGTCTCCGGCAGTTTGGGAATCTCGGAACCCTTAAGCCGGGCGATAGCTTCCTCGAGCAGCTTCTGATACAGATCATACCCCAGCTCTTCGATGAAGCCCGACTGTTTCGCCCCCAGGATCGTGCCCGCGCCGCGGATTTCCAGATCGCGCATGGCCAGCGCGAATCCGGCGCCGAGATCGGAGTGCGCTTCGAGCGCGCGCAGCCGCTTGACCGCATCGCGGGTCATCAGCCGCGTCTGTGGGGTCATCAGATAGGCATAGGCGCGCCGGGCCGAGCGGCCGACTCTGCCTCGCAACTGATAGAGCTGCGCCAGGCCGAACCGGTCAGCCCGATTGATTATGATTGTGTTGACATTGGCCATGTCGAGACCGGATTCGATAATCGACGTGCACATGAGCACGTCGAACCGCCCCGAAAGAAACGCCAGCATGACGCCCTCGAGCGAGCGCTCGTGCATCTGCCCGTGGGCGACTGCAATCTCCACTTGAGGCAAGTGCTTCTTCACATAATGATACATCGCGTCGATTGTTTGCACCCGGTTATGCACGAAAAACACTTGCCCGCCGCGGTCGATCTCGCGCAGGATCGCCGTAGCGATAATCGCCGGATCGAATTCGACAATCTCGGTGATAATCGGCAGCCGATCCTTCGGCGACGTGGCAATCAGGCTCATGTCGCGTACGCCGATCAGGGACATCTGCATGGTGCGCGGTATCGGCGTGGCGGTCATCACCAGCGTGTCAACAGTCGACTTGAGCTTGCGCAGTTTCTCCTTGTGTTTGACCCCGAACCGGTGCTCTTCGTCGATTACAAGCAGGCCGAGATCGTGGAAAGCAACATCCTCAGAGAGTAGGCGGTGCGTACCAATCACGAGATCGACTTTGCCCTGCGCGAGCAGTTCGACCGTCTCCTCTTGCTGCTGTCGAGTACGAAACCGCGAGAGCAACGCGATCTTAACGGGAAAGTCGCTGAATCGCTCCGAGAACGTTGCGAAGTGCTGCTGCGCGAGAATCGTTGTCGGCACCAGCACGGCCACCTGTTTGCCGGCATC from Candidatus Zixiibacteriota bacterium encodes the following:
- a CDS encoding Rid family detoxifying hydrolase, with product MRDVVKSDRAPAALGPYSQAIKVRGSTVIYCAGQVALDPTTGALTGGTAAEQARQVLANLKAVIEAAGAHLSDVAKTTIYLTDLNDFQAVNEVYASFFVSDPPARATIQVAGLPKGAKVEIDAVAVLP
- a CDS encoding DUF1801 domain-containing protein, which translates into the protein MAELKTKKHEGSVDEFLSRISDEQRRQECREIVKLMKAATGEEPSMWGDSIVGFGTFHYKYASGREGDWFVTGFSPRKQNLTIYLLTGYEGPARLMKKLGKFTHGKSCLYVKKLADIDLSVLSELIRDSLARMAKTGK
- a CDS encoding HD-GYP domain-containing protein, with translation MSSTLIKNRTEHRFMPIYLESLRVDSVLDFDLYLNVNNQLVLYRSANLAFTDRTLRKLVDNRVERLYVAFESKKNYQRYIEKNLDKILVDPKIDEGKKASILYDTSTNLVKDVLNNPTYGENIQRSKDLVSQTIDFILRGREAFHNLLKITSFDYYTYTHSVNVCTFSIALAQQLGFKDEEFLHELGIGSLLHDVGKSHISDRILNKRGSLTPIEFEIMKKHPKWGVEILEETNMIETASHFPILQHHERGDRRGYPSGLSLDEMHVYSKIVAIADSFDAMTTDRVYQHAMDSYPALKIMFSLKGAYDEQILRAFVELMGPSGLVDV
- a CDS encoding YCF48-related protein, with amino-acid sequence MKHTLTTLIAALLIFAVLGCSENGTSSRERILAVTDPVLEFTAWSGSNPNPAQQKVNVIFEKRPSSQWTAYTDADWIRIGPRGTDTVFVTVISTALAAGDYEDTIMVEQTTATNSPIPLVVRLRVLNRVNLSPLQMTFATLAGGQTPPAQELIIANFGVDSADYTIETAAPWLLISSNSGQMPDTVAVSVDITGLNAGLYIDSLVVNSPDLPNSRAIVPCFLSLSSWAAYGINRLDVTLEGVHFSDSETGWASGWWGGVGVERHHGVVYRSSDGGEVWTRALDQSPARFGGIASTDPARCVVVGDSAAIFITADSGKTWNRITGLPIGAGSNLRDVLFADSAHGWVIGAGGVILRTADSGRTWSKRPTPTGQDLTGLDFLDQQTGWVSGNHGTILHTGDGGITWVSQSSGTLSDLRAVSFVDNPTGWAAGADGLVIYTVNGGATWQPRDSLGDVLLLDIVFANRQRGWVTGIDGSIYRSDDGGVTWVEQESGVSQILTDLFYIDESLGWAVGTAGTVIKTANGGF